One stretch of Streptomyces sp. NBC_00443 DNA includes these proteins:
- a CDS encoding glycosyltransferase family 2 protein, with translation MSVHSHTAAHHDVAATPEFPRHVVTAVLVSHDGARWLPDVLAGLLGQERPVQFAVAADTGSGDHSAQLVTDALGADRVLHLARRTGFGQAVEEANRTAPVLTPDELAYLKRPSGWDPVTRSWRDDAYDMPELPHGEPVQWLWLLHDDCAPEPDALAQLLRVVENEHELGRDDVAVVGPKLRGWYDRRQLLEVGVTIANSGRRWTGLDRREQDQGQHDHVRPVLSVSTAGMLIRRDIFEQLGGFDRRLPLMRDDVDLCWRATAAGHRVLVAPEAVVRHAEASSRERRAVDCVGRTAASPHKVDKAGAVYTLLVNTRTAVLPWVLLRLLLGTVLRTLAYLVGKVPGQALDEIRGLMGTLLRPERIIAGRRRRGSPVIDKGELRALFPPPGATVRATVEQAAGSLVGGSDPEVTSGAGRHGSAIESGPGGDDADFLEIEQFARLKRIARKPGPVLFLVLLFVSLIACRQLLGGGALAGGALLPAPADSGELWSHYVDAWHPVGAGGTPSAPPYLAIVAMLASVLLGSTGLAVTVLLVCSVPLAGFTAYFASRPLVESRLLRAWGAVVYAVLPAATGALAGGRIGTAVLAVLLPLIARAGIAASGLTNGSGARGSWRATWAYALLLTITTAFTPIVWPIALLLGLGVLAVRRADITAYGLRFLAQLGVPLLVLAPWSLSLLPFGFFQEAGLEYGSSAASALDLLGASPGGPGTVDGLMLIGIVLAALAALMRSERQFGIRTAWAVALVGLVFAVLSNSSTWAGPATLVYGIALLAAALLGADGARARVAEQSFGWRQPVAALIAFAAAAGPLLVAAGWMIRGADGPLERRDPVQVPAFVAEESGTRDQARTLVLDSESSAHVGYMLVRGSGARLGDAELAAADGENTKLDKIVANLVAGSGADQADQLGAVAVRYVLVHKGAPREVTRVLDATPGLSRLSEQNGSALWRIDRQVSRAAIVAGTESGSGAAAGGGSGAVEPQPVAAGPVEIHTTVPSGAEGRVLRLADSADDGWTATLDGKPLTATTVDGWAQGFELPAGGGKLDVTYDDPIGHSAWLWAQGFLALVLVVMALPGRRRDIDDDLPEEPVVPAEAMAGEGRRARRLRAQAEADAEEAGQGGEFPAPPSEPPAVAIPQQQSYGEWDTPGYAGAEYGNYGGQQYPAGGAYDQAYQADPYQGGQYDPYAYGEQSSTQAYDTSYDQTYQQGYDGTYDPAQQHPHGSERPDGSQQ, from the coding sequence ATGTCCGTGCACAGCCACACGGCAGCCCATCACGACGTCGCTGCCACACCTGAGTTCCCGCGTCATGTGGTGACCGCGGTCCTCGTCTCCCACGACGGCGCCCGCTGGCTGCCCGACGTGCTCGCCGGGCTGCTCGGCCAGGAGCGCCCCGTCCAGTTCGCCGTGGCCGCAGACACCGGCAGTGGGGACCACTCCGCCCAGCTGGTCACCGACGCCCTCGGCGCCGACCGCGTACTGCACCTCGCCCGGCGCACCGGCTTCGGCCAGGCCGTCGAGGAGGCCAACCGCACCGCCCCCGTCCTCACCCCGGACGAGCTGGCGTATCTGAAGCGGCCGAGCGGCTGGGACCCCGTCACGCGCAGCTGGCGCGACGACGCCTACGACATGCCCGAACTCCCCCATGGGGAGCCGGTGCAGTGGCTGTGGCTCCTGCACGACGACTGCGCCCCCGAACCCGACGCCCTGGCCCAGCTGCTGCGCGTCGTGGAGAACGAGCACGAGCTGGGCCGCGACGACGTCGCCGTAGTGGGCCCCAAGCTGCGCGGCTGGTACGACCGCCGGCAGCTCCTCGAGGTCGGCGTCACCATCGCCAACTCCGGCCGCCGCTGGACCGGCCTCGACCGCCGCGAACAGGACCAGGGCCAGCACGACCACGTACGGCCCGTACTGTCCGTGTCCACCGCCGGCATGCTGATCCGCCGCGACATCTTCGAACAGCTCGGCGGCTTCGACCGCCGGCTGCCCCTCATGCGTGACGACGTCGACCTGTGCTGGCGCGCCACGGCCGCCGGCCACCGCGTCCTCGTCGCCCCCGAGGCAGTCGTACGACACGCCGAGGCCTCCTCGCGCGAGCGCCGCGCCGTCGACTGCGTGGGCCGCACCGCCGCCTCCCCGCACAAGGTCGACAAGGCGGGCGCCGTCTACACGCTGCTAGTCAACACACGTACGGCCGTGCTGCCCTGGGTGCTGCTGCGCCTCCTGCTCGGCACGGTCCTGCGCACCCTCGCCTACCTCGTGGGCAAGGTCCCCGGGCAGGCCCTCGACGAGATCCGCGGCCTCATGGGCACGCTCCTGCGCCCCGAGCGGATCATCGCCGGGCGGCGCAGGCGCGGGAGTCCCGTCATCGACAAGGGTGAGCTGCGGGCGCTGTTCCCGCCGCCCGGCGCGACCGTGCGGGCCACCGTCGAACAGGCCGCGGGCAGCCTCGTCGGCGGCTCCGATCCCGAGGTGACGTCCGGTGCCGGACGGCACGGCAGCGCGATCGAGTCCGGACCCGGCGGCGACGACGCCGACTTCCTGGAGATAGAGCAGTTCGCCCGCCTCAAGCGCATCGCCCGCAAGCCCGGCCCGGTGCTCTTCCTGGTGCTGCTGTTCGTCTCGCTGATCGCCTGCCGGCAGCTCCTCGGCGGCGGCGCGCTCGCGGGCGGGGCACTGCTGCCCGCTCCGGCGGACTCCGGTGAGCTGTGGTCGCATTACGTGGACGCCTGGCACCCGGTGGGCGCAGGCGGCACCCCGTCCGCGCCGCCGTATCTCGCGATCGTGGCGATGCTCGCCTCGGTGCTGCTGGGATCGACCGGGCTCGCGGTCACCGTCCTGCTCGTCTGCTCGGTGCCGCTGGCCGGCTTCACCGCGTACTTCGCCTCCCGCCCGCTTGTCGAGTCGCGCCTCCTGCGCGCGTGGGGCGCCGTCGTCTACGCCGTCCTGCCCGCCGCCACCGGCGCGCTCGCCGGCGGCCGCATCGGCACCGCCGTCCTCGCCGTCCTGCTGCCGCTCATCGCGCGCGCGGGCATCGCGGCGAGCGGCCTGACGAACGGCTCCGGCGCGCGCGGCAGTTGGCGCGCGACCTGGGCGTACGCACTGCTGCTGACGATCACCACGGCCTTCACGCCGATCGTGTGGCCCATCGCCCTGCTCCTCGGGCTCGGTGTGCTGGCGGTGCGGCGCGCCGACATCACCGCGTACGGCCTGCGCTTCCTGGCCCAGCTCGGCGTGCCCCTGCTGGTCCTCGCGCCCTGGTCGCTGTCGCTGCTTCCGTTCGGCTTCTTCCAGGAGGCCGGCCTGGAGTACGGCTCCTCCGCCGCGTCCGCCCTGGATCTGCTCGGCGCCAGCCCCGGCGGGCCCGGCACGGTCGACGGGCTGATGCTCATCGGCATCGTGCTGGCCGCGCTGGCCGCCCTGATGCGCTCCGAGCGCCAGTTCGGGATCCGGACGGCCTGGGCGGTCGCCCTCGTCGGCCTCGTCTTCGCGGTCCTGTCCAACAGCTCCACCTGGGCCGGCCCCGCGACGCTCGTCTACGGCATCGCCCTCCTGGCCGCCGCCCTGCTCGGCGCCGACGGGGCACGCGCGCGGGTGGCCGAGCAGAGCTTCGGCTGGCGCCAGCCGGTCGCCGCGCTGATCGCCTTCGCCGCGGCCGCGGGCCCGCTGCTCGTCGCCGCCGGCTGGATGATCCGCGGCGCCGACGGGCCCCTTGAGCGGCGCGACCCCGTGCAGGTGCCGGCGTTCGTCGCGGAGGAGAGCGGCACCCGCGACCAGGCCCGCACCCTCGTCCTGGACAGCGAATCCTCCGCCCACGTCGGCTACATGCTCGTCCGTGGCTCCGGCGCCCGCCTCGGCGACGCCGAGCTCGCCGCCGCCGACGGTGAGAACACCAAGCTCGACAAGATCGTCGCCAACCTCGTCGCCGGCTCCGGCGCCGACCAGGCCGACCAGCTCGGCGCGGTCGCCGTGCGTTACGTCCTCGTCCACAAGGGGGCGCCGCGTGAGGTCACGCGCGTGCTGGACGCCACGCCGGGGCTGTCGCGGCTGAGCGAGCAGAACGGCAGTGCGCTGTGGCGGATCGACCGGCAGGTGTCGCGGGCGGCCATCGTCGCCGGGACCGAGTCCGGGTCCGGGGCTGCGGCCGGTGGCGGCTCCGGGGCCGTTGAGCCTCAGCCCGTTGCCGCGGGCCCCGTCGAGATCCACACCACGGTTCCCAGTGGCGCCGAGGGGCGGGTCCTGCGGCTCGCCGACAGTGCCGACGACGGCTGGACGGCCACCCTGGACGGCAAGCCGCTCACCGCGACCACGGTCGACGGCTGGGCCCAGGGCTTCGAACTGCCTGCCGGCGGCGGCAAGCTGGACGTCACCTACGACGACCCGATCGGCCACAGCGCGTGGCTGTGGGCCCAGGGCTTCCTCGCCCTCGTACTCGTCGTGATGGCCCTTCCCGGACGTCGCCGCGACATCGACGACGACCTGCCCGAGGAGCCGGTCGTCCCGGCCGAGGCCATGGCCGGCGAGGGGCGGCGGGCCCGCCGGTTGCGCGCGCAGGCCGAGGCCGACGCCGAAGAGGCAGGTCAGGGAGGCGAGTTCCCCGCTCCCCCGTCGGAGCCGCCAGCTGTGGCGATTCCCCAGCAGCAGTCCTACGGCGAGTGGGACACGCCCGGTTACGCAGGTGCCGAATACGGCAACTACGGCGGGCAGCAGTACCCGGCGGGCGGCGCCTACGACCAGGCGTATCAGGCGGATCCGTATCAGGGCGGCCAGTACGACCCGTACGCGTACGGCGAACAGTCCTCCACGCAGGCGTACGACACGTCGTACGACCAGACGTACCAGCAGGGTTACGACGGCACGTACGACCCGGCGCAGCAGCATCCGCACGGCAGTGAGCGTCCCGACGGGAGCCAGCAGTGA